One stretch of Halapricum desulfuricans DNA includes these proteins:
- a CDS encoding ABC transporter substrate-binding protein has translation MADGTRPSRSNGRERSTRRRFLAGASVAAAGVAGCNGLLGSSDESNTGPETVTFGTLTIPAVAEVLVAKDRGYFEERDIELEVERIQSAQRATPQLANGDLDTATGSVGAGLFNSMAQDVEISVVADQTQYWRGQPSSNKVLIRPEKYSEGMTLSDVSEDFTIALHGAGNVDAYIWARLLQRNDMTWDDVRTREILYTNMTSAMSEGEIDAAAIPDPLGLGMVNETGAKRLLYASEVAPRMQIGVYLFGEPFMQDRPEVARRWLEAYLLGVREYYELGGFPSEEVASIVNEEFDLPKNLIKMSIPSLPHKNGRVNRESIMSQQAYHHCRGTVEEQAEESAIVDESLLEEALEEVGRLDDPEPAVETINEWGQSSPRPYSELEAIDEPEGFPVDSLCE, from the coding sequence ATGGCGGATGGTACGCGGCCAAGCCGATCGAACGGACGAGAACGGAGTACACGTCGCAGGTTTCTGGCGGGGGCAAGCGTCGCGGCGGCTGGCGTCGCCGGCTGTAACGGCCTGCTTGGCTCGAGTGACGAGTCGAACACCGGCCCGGAGACTGTGACGTTCGGGACGCTGACGATTCCGGCCGTGGCCGAGGTGTTAGTCGCCAAGGATCGGGGCTACTTCGAGGAGCGCGACATCGAACTCGAGGTCGAGCGCATCCAGAGCGCCCAGCGGGCGACGCCACAGCTGGCCAACGGCGACCTCGACACGGCGACGGGATCGGTCGGGGCGGGGCTGTTCAACTCGATGGCGCAGGACGTCGAGATCAGCGTCGTCGCCGACCAGACCCAGTACTGGCGCGGGCAACCCTCCTCGAACAAGGTGTTGATCCGCCCGGAGAAGTACTCCGAGGGAATGACGCTCTCGGACGTCTCCGAGGACTTCACGATCGCGCTACACGGCGCGGGGAACGTCGACGCCTACATCTGGGCGCGGCTGCTCCAGCGAAACGACATGACCTGGGACGACGTCCGGACCAGAGAGATCCTCTACACGAACATGACGAGCGCGATGTCAGAGGGCGAGATCGACGCCGCTGCCATCCCCGATCCGCTGGGGCTCGGGATGGTCAACGAGACCGGAGCGAAACGGCTGCTGTACGCTTCGGAGGTCGCACCGCGGATGCAGATCGGCGTCTACCTGTTCGGCGAGCCGTTCATGCAGGACCGCCCGGAGGTCGCACGCCGGTGGCTGGAGGCGTATCTGCTCGGCGTCCGCGAATACTACGAACTGGGCGGGTTCCCCAGCGAGGAGGTCGCGTCGATCGTCAACGAGGAGTTCGACCTCCCGAAGAACCTCATCAAGATGTCGATCCCGTCGCTGCCCCACAAGAACGGACGCGTCAACAGGGAAAGCATCATGAGCCAGCAGGCCTATCATCACTGTCGAGGAACCGTCGAGGAACAGGCCGAGGAATCGGCGATCGTCGACGAATCGCTGCTGGAGGAGGCGCTCGAGGAGGTCGGCCGGCTCGACGATCCCGAACCCGCCGTCGAGACGATAAACGAGTGGGGGCAGAGCTCCCCCAGGCCCTACTCGGAACTGGAGGCGATCGACGAGCCCGAAGGGTTCCCGGTCGACTCGCTGTGTGAATGA
- a CDS encoding ABC transporter permease: MRRDRLYQAGSLAVPLLAWQLAAGVFGLVSPSLLPPPLTIVETTATLLTQEGFRSDVLVTLQRTLVASLVGSTLGTVVGLAMGWNSTIKAVLSPLAAAVFPLPMIALLPLVILLFGSNETALVVTAGLGTFFVVLWNAMDGASGIESVHVDVARDNGATSTYRLFREVLLPGSLPLVLVGLRLGLSTSLLIVVAVELVAGSSGLGNFLWIAWMSYDITALYAGLVVSAVLGIAFTYGLGAVERRLVPWHADNRRTVVL, from the coding sequence ATGCGACGGGACCGACTCTATCAGGCGGGTTCGCTCGCCGTGCCGCTACTCGCGTGGCAGCTAGCGGCGGGTGTGTTCGGGCTCGTCAGTCCCTCGTTGCTGCCGCCGCCGCTGACCATCGTCGAGACGACGGCGACGCTGCTGACACAGGAGGGGTTTCGTTCGGACGTCCTGGTGACGCTCCAGCGGACGCTCGTCGCCTCGCTCGTCGGGTCGACGCTCGGGACAGTCGTCGGGCTGGCGATGGGCTGGAACTCGACGATCAAGGCCGTCCTCTCGCCGCTGGCGGCGGCGGTCTTCCCGCTGCCGATGATCGCGCTGTTGCCGCTGGTGATCCTGCTGTTTGGCAGCAACGAGACCGCGCTGGTCGTCACCGCCGGACTCGGGACCTTCTTCGTGGTGCTGTGGAACGCGATGGACGGCGCAAGCGGGATCGAAAGCGTCCACGTCGACGTCGCAAGGGACAACGGCGCGACGTCGACCTACCGGCTCTTCCGGGAGGTGTTGCTCCCGGGATCGCTCCCGCTGGTGCTTGTTGGACTGCGCCTCGGGTTGAGCACCTCGCTTCTGATCGTCGTCGCCGTCGAGCTGGTCGCCGGAAGCAGCGGTCTCGGAAACTTCCTGTGGATCGCCTGGATGTCCTACGACATCACCGCGCTGTACGCCGGGCTGGTCGTCAGTGCCGTCCTCGGGATCGCCTTCACCTACGGACTGGGCGCGGTCGAACGGCGACTCGTCCCCTGGCACGCGGACAACCGACGGACTGTCGTCCTGTGA
- a CDS encoding IPT/TIG domain-containing protein, with the protein MADDRLSSEVRDRLQERRDEQTASGTLVASDEEAYVGDTITLRGLNLPADTEVDVIWKTVEGRWGVLQANEVVGAQYRPRTVTAFTARTDADGRFERDWEIPEDYGGEHTIELRTDEDGPPLAKTTIAITPWFELDRTEAPLGEFFTITGYGIGPNVLENNYQIAWDNGTMGFMTGVINRGTATARVRAVGPVGSHELQVWRNYRGVPFLQNNTQSPFGEVAGGRQYAWSVEVTEPESEPETAWVESTFDEAPLAAHMPDPDRETEAELEISPQCGQPGTDAVLTGRGFPPEQRVDLVWHTHEGHRVKDIPITPEPVPGVLPSVETDEEGSFQLEFEIPKDRGATRPITAMIDGESVAVTGFMLQPEITSISPTSGPSGTEIEIALSGIGWPIYENAYYFLYDNKPLGYICGLEAKINETVLRAAGEPGWHFIDVYPSLFDVQDDEPNFELIPHLSYLDNHPVRPLPGLHMAFEITE; encoded by the coding sequence ATGGCAGACGATCGACTGTCTTCGGAAGTCAGAGACAGGCTACAGGAACGCCGGGACGAGCAGACGGCGTCGGGAACGCTGGTCGCCAGCGACGAAGAGGCGTACGTCGGCGACACCATCACGCTTCGCGGGCTCAATCTCCCCGCCGATACGGAGGTCGACGTGATCTGGAAGACCGTCGAGGGGCGGTGGGGCGTCCTGCAGGCGAACGAGGTCGTCGGCGCGCAGTACCGCCCGCGAACAGTCACGGCGTTCACCGCGAGGACCGACGCGGACGGTCGCTTCGAGCGCGACTGGGAGATCCCCGAGGACTACGGCGGCGAGCACACGATCGAACTCCGGACTGACGAGGACGGCCCGCCGCTGGCGAAGACGACTATCGCCATCACCCCGTGGTTCGAACTCGACCGCACGGAAGCGCCGCTCGGCGAGTTCTTCACGATCACCGGCTACGGCATCGGCCCGAACGTCCTCGAGAACAACTACCAGATCGCCTGGGACAACGGGACGATGGGCTTTATGACCGGTGTGATCAACCGCGGCACGGCGACCGCGCGGGTCCGGGCGGTCGGGCCGGTCGGCTCCCACGAGCTGCAGGTCTGGCGCAACTACCGGGGCGTGCCCTTCCTCCAGAACAACACCCAGTCGCCGTTCGGCGAGGTCGCCGGCGGCCGCCAGTACGCCTGGTCGGTCGAGGTGACCGAACCCGAGAGCGAGCCGGAGACGGCGTGGGTCGAATCGACCTTCGACGAAGCGCCGCTGGCGGCGCACATGCCCGATCCGGATCGCGAGACTGAGGCCGAGCTGGAGATCTCGCCCCAGTGTGGCCAGCCCGGCACTGACGCGGTCCTCACGGGCCGGGGGTTCCCGCCCGAACAGCGCGTCGACCTGGTCTGGCACACCCACGAGGGCCACCGCGTGAAGGACATCCCGATCACGCCCGAGCCGGTTCCGGGTGTGCTCCCCTCCGTCGAAACCGACGAGGAGGGCTCCTTCCAGCTCGAGTTCGAGATCCCGAAAGACCGGGGTGCGACCCGACCGATCACCGCGATGATCGACGGCGAGTCGGTCGCAGTCACCGGGTTCATGCTCCAGCCCGAGATCACCAGTATCTCCCCGACAAGCGGCCCGTCGGGCACTGAAATAGAAATCGCGCTGTCGGGGATCGGCTGGCCCATTTACGAGAACGCCTACTACTTCCTGTACGACAACAAGCCGCTGGGCTACATCTGCGGGCTCGAGGCCAAGATCAACGAGACGGTGCTGCGGGCGGCCGGCGAGCCGGGCTGGCACTTCATCGACGTCTATCCCAGCCTCTTCGACGTGCAGGACGACGAGCCCAACTTCGAGCTGATCCCGCACCTCTCGTATCTCGACAACCACCCCGTCCGGCCGCTGCCGGGCCTGCACATGGCGTTTGAGATCACCGAATAG
- a CDS encoding helix-turn-helix domain-containing protein, whose amino-acid sequence MADSEHPLFVTLKVEDRSALQHVVRQYSRLESEVKMISIVDPSREDVNCLSIDVSDVTEKQWEALEVAHELGHYSTQRGGNLSDIADALGISKSAASQRLRAAESKIVSAILGATQITETV is encoded by the coding sequence ATGGCTGACTCCGAGCACCCGCTGTTCGTGACGCTGAAGGTCGAGGACCGATCGGCCCTGCAGCACGTCGTCCGCCAGTACTCCCGGCTGGAGTCGGAGGTGAAGATGATCTCGATCGTCGACCCCTCTCGCGAGGACGTCAACTGCCTGTCGATCGACGTCAGCGACGTCACGGAAAAGCAGTGGGAAGCGCTCGAGGTCGCACACGAACTGGGTCACTACTCGACCCAGCGGGGCGGCAACCTCTCGGACATCGCCGACGCGCTCGGCATCTCGAAGTCGGCGGCCTCACAGCGGCTGCGGGCCGCCGAGAGCAAGATCGTCTCCGCGATTCTCGGTGCGACCCAGATCACGGAGACTGTCTAG
- a CDS encoding helix-turn-helix domain-containing protein, which yields MADGPPITATLAVEPPPEADCVVVSAADDVDVQDHNLTFSRSAGSDDLEDGTCNTKVVEEQEGVFSDRYVRSDVGSGCFCLVFHEVDCVPSIERVQGNRIVVSVLLPDRETLRELVSRLREAGSSVDVYGITQSNVEGTESIAMDVTDITDKQREALMVAVEEGYYDTPRNADLEVLADRLDISKSAVSQRLKSIESKLIHKLVDHWSID from the coding sequence ATGGCTGACGGGCCGCCGATCACCGCGACGCTGGCGGTCGAACCTCCGCCGGAGGCCGACTGCGTCGTCGTGAGCGCGGCCGATGACGTCGACGTTCAGGATCACAACCTCACGTTTTCGCGGTCAGCGGGGAGCGACGACCTCGAGGACGGCACGTGCAACACGAAAGTCGTCGAGGAGCAAGAGGGCGTGTTCTCCGATCGGTACGTCCGCTCGGACGTGGGAAGTGGCTGTTTCTGTCTCGTCTTCCACGAAGTCGATTGCGTGCCCTCGATCGAGCGCGTTCAGGGCAACCGGATCGTCGTCTCCGTGCTGTTGCCCGACCGCGAGACGCTGCGCGAACTCGTCAGTCGGCTGCGTGAAGCCGGCTCCAGCGTCGACGTCTACGGCATCACCCAGTCGAACGTCGAGGGCACCGAATCGATCGCCATGGACGTCACCGACATCACCGACAAACAGCGAGAGGCGCTCATGGTCGCCGTCGAGGAGGGCTACTACGACACGCCACGCAATGCGGATCTGGAGGTCCTGGCCGACCGACTCGACATCTCAAAGTCGGCCGTCTCCCAGCGGCTCAAGTCGATCGAATCGAAACTGATCCACAAGCTCGTCGATCACTGGTCGATCGACTGA
- a CDS encoding Sjogren's syndrome/scleroderma autoantigen 1 family protein — translation MSDFDEEAERERLRQQYEREEEQREATERMSELLLKGATMTNVHCETCGDPIFRYEGQLFCPTCEEVVDENGTKVGGGTGADGSEAGSEPAESGSKAEPSGPESGTDTESTTEPGTDAESEPAAASERSASARGVETDSTEDADAGSTDQASELPERRERPDVPDRDRGPGEELRRPDPPARREEFEREASDERDDLRQAKASLRRSLLRFAREAERADDPRRARESLEAASEAADALVSVSELR, via the coding sequence ATGAGCGATTTCGACGAGGAAGCCGAACGCGAACGGCTCCGCCAGCAGTACGAGCGCGAGGAGGAGCAACGCGAGGCGACCGAGCGCATGAGCGAACTCCTGTTGAAGGGCGCGACGATGACGAACGTCCACTGTGAGACCTGCGGTGACCCGATCTTCCGTTACGAGGGACAGCTGTTCTGTCCGACCTGCGAGGAAGTCGTCGACGAGAACGGCACGAAAGTCGGCGGCGGCACCGGCGCGGACGGGTCGGAAGCCGGATCCGAGCCGGCCGAGTCGGGGTCCAAAGCGGAACCGTCCGGGCCCGAATCTGGAACGGATACTGAATCGACGACTGAACCCGGAACGGATGCCGAATCCGAACCGGCGGCTGCGTCGGAACGGAGCGCTTCGGCTCGCGGCGTCGAGACCGACAGCACGGAGGACGCGGACGCCGGCTCGACGGACCAGGCGTCGGAGCTGCCCGAGCGCCGCGAACGGCCGGACGTCCCCGACCGCGACCGGGGGCCCGGCGAAGAGTTGCGCCGTCCGGACCCTCCGGCCCGTCGCGAGGAGTTCGAGCGCGAGGCGAGCGACGAGCGCGACGACCTCCGGCAGGCGAAAGCGTCGCTGCGCCGGAGCCTGCTCCGGTTCGCCCGCGAGGCCGAGCGCGCCGACGACCCGCGACGCGCCCGCGAGTCGCTGGAGGCCGCCAGCGAGGCCGCCGACGCGCTGGTCTCGGTCTCCGAACTGCGGTGA
- a CDS encoding uracil-xanthine permease family protein, giving the protein MGDSESDALVKYGIEDRPPLRRSVLLGIQHYLTMIGANIAVPLILISFLGEGMPASAQAKFIGTFFVVSGVATLAQTTLGNRYPIVQGAPFSMLAPAVAILAAAPLLEGMAGWEARLLFLQGAIITAGAVEIVIGYLGLVGKIREYLSPVVVAPVVALIGLSLFSTSDVTAVTNNWYLLGLTLLLIVVFSQYLDRVSRVFSLYPVLLGIAGAWLVAAVGSATGIIPASDPAAIDFGELSTETLVYVPYPLQWGMPQFELSFAIGMFAGVLASIIESFADYHAVSRISGVGAPSKRRINHGIGMEGIANVFAGLMGTGGSTSYSENIGAIGLTGVASRFVVQIGAVAMLVVGVIPFFGRVIATIPGPIVGGLYIAMFGQIVAVGLSNLKYVDLDSSRNLFIIGIALFAGMAVPAYFGNLDAAAGSMNAVDSGYELFRQGLGGVPLLGGVLETELVSRTVYIVGGVEMAVGGVVAFVLDNTVPGTRDERGLTDWERLSEGEDAFDSALDRARDRWSSDSPPMSGDD; this is encoded by the coding sequence ATGGGAGACAGCGAGTCAGACGCACTCGTCAAATACGGGATCGAGGATCGGCCCCCGCTGAGACGGTCGGTCTTGCTCGGGATTCAACACTACCTGACGATGATCGGGGCGAACATCGCCGTTCCGCTCATCCTGATCAGCTTCTTGGGCGAAGGGATGCCCGCGTCGGCGCAGGCGAAGTTCATCGGCACGTTCTTCGTCGTCAGCGGGGTGGCGACGCTGGCCCAGACCACGCTCGGCAACCGCTATCCGATCGTCCAGGGCGCGCCGTTCTCGATGCTCGCCCCGGCAGTGGCGATTCTCGCGGCCGCGCCGCTGCTCGAGGGAATGGCCGGCTGGGAGGCCAGACTCCTGTTCCTGCAGGGGGCGATCATCACGGCCGGTGCGGTCGAGATCGTCATCGGCTATCTGGGTCTCGTCGGCAAGATCAGAGAGTATCTCTCGCCGGTCGTCGTCGCGCCGGTCGTGGCGCTGATCGGTCTGTCGCTGTTTTCGACGAGCGACGTGACCGCCGTGACGAACAACTGGTATCTCCTCGGACTGACGCTGCTTCTCATCGTCGTCTTCTCGCAGTACCTCGATCGCGTCTCGCGGGTGTTCTCCCTCTATCCTGTCCTGCTCGGGATCGCGGGCGCGTGGCTCGTCGCGGCCGTCGGCTCGGCGACGGGCATCATTCCCGCCAGTGACCCCGCCGCGATCGACTTCGGCGAACTGAGCACCGAGACGCTCGTGTACGTCCCTTACCCGCTGCAGTGGGGGATGCCGCAGTTTGAACTCTCCTTTGCGATCGGCATGTTCGCCGGCGTGCTCGCCTCGATCATCGAGTCGTTCGCCGACTATCACGCCGTCTCTCGGATCTCCGGCGTCGGCGCGCCCTCGAAGCGCCGGATCAACCACGGCATCGGAATGGAGGGCATCGCCAACGTCTTCGCCGGGCTAATGGGAACGGGCGGGTCGACGTCGTACTCGGAGAACATCGGCGCGATCGGACTCACCGGCGTCGCGTCGCGGTTCGTCGTCCAGATCGGCGCAGTCGCCATGTTGGTCGTCGGCGTGATCCCGTTTTTCGGTCGCGTTATCGCCACGATCCCCGGCCCGATCGTCGGCGGGCTCTATATCGCCATGTTCGGCCAGATCGTCGCCGTCGGGCTCTCGAACCTGAAGTACGTCGATCTGGACTCCTCGCGGAACCTCTTCATCATCGGGATCGCGCTGTTTGCCGGCATGGCCGTCCCGGCGTACTTCGGCAACCTCGACGCCGCCGCGGGCTCGATGAACGCTGTCGACAGCGGATACGAACTCTTCCGACAGGGACTCGGCGGCGTGCCGCTGCTCGGCGGGGTCCTCGAGACCGAACTCGTCTCCCGGACGGTGTACATCGTCGGCGGCGTCGAGATGGCCGTCGGCGGGGTCGTGGCGTTCGTGCTCGACAACACGGTTCCCGGCACGCGCGACGAGCGGGGGCTCACCGACTGGGAGCGCCTCTCTGAGGGCGAAGACGCCTTCGACTCGGCGCTCGACCGCGCCCGAGACCGCTGGTCCAGCGACTCGCCGCCGATGTCCGGCGACGACTGA
- a CDS encoding flavin reductase family protein: MDSQQGLGNDHTVVELEPDDFGGYELFVTLGRLVTPRPVGWISTVSEDGQDNVAPYSFVTPASVDPPVLVFTAADHQDGEMKDTARNAIDTGEFVYNVFTAGLLDEMNDSAADVDASEFETADIDHTDSEVVEPKRVVGCPAWLECSVRETMEIEGTQVVFGDVEHVGIREDYLDDADLPDVEHIEQRVLGHLIDEHYTRLDLLEKQQPE, from the coding sequence ATGGACTCACAGCAGGGTCTCGGCAACGATCACACTGTGGTCGAGCTTGAACCGGACGATTTCGGCGGCTACGAGCTGTTCGTGACGCTCGGACGGCTGGTCACACCGCGGCCAGTCGGCTGGATTTCGACCGTGAGCGAGGACGGTCAGGACAACGTCGCGCCGTACAGTTTCGTCACGCCGGCCAGCGTCGACCCGCCGGTCCTCGTGTTCACCGCAGCAGACCACCAGGACGGGGAGATGAAAGACACCGCGCGCAACGCCATCGACACCGGCGAGTTCGTCTACAACGTCTTCACGGCCGGGCTGCTCGATGAGATGAACGACAGCGCCGCCGACGTCGACGCCTCCGAGTTCGAGACGGCCGACATCGATCACACCGACAGCGAGGTCGTCGAGCCCAAGCGCGTCGTCGGCTGTCCGGCCTGGCTCGAGTGCTCGGTCCGCGAGACCATGGAAATCGAGGGCACGCAGGTCGTCTTCGGTGACGTCGAACACGTCGGCATCCGGGAGGACTACCTCGACGACGCCGACCTCCCCGACGTCGAACACATCGAACAGCGCGTGCTCGGTCACCTCATCGACGAGCATTACACGCGCCTTGACCTGCTCGAAAAACAGCAGCCGGAGTGA
- a CDS encoding AI-2E family transporter produces MVRRVTVLAGLLVALGALSTVILGAVFGTIFFAITVAYVLYPVRERLINRGLGRRTAAAASTALAFVAIALVILPVGIVLYVRREQLFSLLQTAPEEVTIQALGTSYTLTIGEISAEAAEVGESLALSIASSTPALGFKFFLFVLLVYALLVRPDDVAQALLRPIPREYHDIVIALHERLRATLYAIYVLQAATSFGTFLVAFGLFWALGYEAAFSLAVVSGILQFIPIIGPSVLILAIAGFEVTVGNTTGAIVVTVLGLVLIGFLPDALIRPQLASLTAKMPGSLYFIGFVGGILSIGVVGVIAGPVVVGLLAEVGALLADERYSHLSTD; encoded by the coding sequence ATGGTTCGGCGTGTCACGGTGCTTGCGGGATTGCTGGTCGCGTTAGGAGCGCTCTCGACGGTCATCCTCGGAGCCGTGTTCGGGACGATTTTCTTCGCGATCACGGTCGCGTACGTGCTTTACCCGGTGCGCGAGCGGCTCATAAATCGGGGACTGGGGCGGCGAACGGCGGCTGCGGCGAGCACGGCCCTGGCGTTCGTCGCGATCGCGCTGGTCATTTTGCCGGTCGGGATCGTCCTGTACGTGCGACGAGAGCAACTGTTTTCGCTGTTACAGACGGCCCCCGAGGAGGTGACGATACAGGCGCTGGGGACGAGCTATACGCTTACGATCGGCGAGATCAGTGCGGAAGCGGCCGAAGTCGGGGAGTCGCTGGCGCTGTCGATCGCCAGTTCGACGCCGGCGCTGGGGTTCAAGTTCTTCCTGTTCGTGTTGCTGGTGTACGCGCTGCTGGTTCGGCCCGACGACGTCGCACAGGCGCTGTTACGTCCGATACCCAGGGAGTATCACGACATCGTGATCGCGCTGCACGAGCGGCTCCGTGCGACGCTGTACGCGATCTACGTGTTGCAGGCCGCGACCTCGTTCGGGACCTTTCTCGTCGCGTTCGGTCTGTTCTGGGCGCTCGGATACGAGGCGGCGTTCTCGCTCGCAGTCGTCAGCGGGATTCTCCAGTTCATCCCGATCATCGGACCGAGCGTGCTCATACTGGCGATCGCCGGATTCGAGGTCACCGTCGGAAACACGACCGGTGCGATCGTGGTCACGGTGCTCGGGCTCGTGTTGATCGGGTTCCTCCCCGACGCGCTCATTCGGCCGCAACTGGCCTCGCTCACGGCGAAGATGCCCGGCAGTCTCTACTTTATCGGCTTCGTCGGCGGTATCCTCTCGATCGGCGTCGTCGGCGTTATCGCCGGCCCCGTCGTGGTCGGACTGCTCGCGGAAGTCGGGGCACTGCTGGCCGACGAACGCTACTCACATCTATCGACTGACTGA